In a genomic window of Helianthus annuus cultivar XRQ/B chromosome 10, HanXRQr2.0-SUNRISE, whole genome shotgun sequence:
- the LOC110886003 gene encoding cytochrome b561 and DOMON domain-containing protein At5g35735 translates to MGKSFHPIFCIFLSLLTISYAQDCNTYRFSNNNVYATCIALPVLNSQLHWNYHPTNATVNVAYRQTGVTTSQWVAWALNVGGSGMVGAQALVGLVSSNGSVQAYTSSVTGYGTGLQPTRLSFDVPRVTAEMVNGDVVIYATLVLPSGRTSFNQVWQVGPVSDGAPSIHQMGSANRNSVGTVDFATGQTSADSGNAGGSRRRRRNTHGVLNALSWGVMMPLGAMAARYLKVFKAANPAWFYIHVTCQASAYIIGVAGWATGLKLGSDSTGIQYGTHRNIGIALFTLGTIQAFALLLRPKPDNKYRFYWNIYHHGIGYTVILLSIINVFKGFDILDPEKKWKKAYIGILIFLVVNTLILEAYTWFIVLKRKQEEKREYPGNGYNQSA, encoded by the exons ATGGGTAAATCATTTCATCCAATCTTTTGCATTTTTCTTTCACTTTTGACCATTTCTTATGCTCAAGATTGCAACACATACAGATTCTCAAACAACAATGTGTATGCAACATGTATCGCCTTACCTGTTTTAAACTCACAGCTTCACTGGAACTACCACCCCACCAACGCCACCGTTAACGTAGCCTACCGACAAACCGGAGTCACAACCTCCCAATGGGTAGCTTGGGCCCTCAATGTTGGTGGCTCAGGTATGGTTGGAGCCCAAGCTCTTGTGGGCTTAGTGAGCTCAAACGGGTCGGTCCAAGCTTACACTTCATCGGTTACCGGTTATGGAACAGGGCTGCAACCCACCAGGTTGAGTTTTGATGTGCCCAGGGTCACGGCGGAGATGGTTAATGGCGATGTGGTGATATATGCAACTTTGGTGTTGCCTAGCGGGCGTACGAGTTTTAACCAGGTGTGGCAGGTGGGTCCTGTTTCAGACGGAGCTCCATCGATTCATCAGATGGGTTCTGCTAATAGAAACTCGGTTGGGACGGTGGATTTCGCTACCGGTCAGACTAGTGCAGACAGCGGCAACGCTGGCGGTTCACGGAGACGCCGGAGAAAT ACACATGGAGTGTTGAATGCTTTGAGTTGGGGAGTAATGATGCCATTGGGAGCCATGGCTGCAAGATATCTGAAGGTGTTCAAGGCAGCTAACCCAGCCTGGTTCTACATCCATGTTACCTGCCAAGCTTCCGCCTATATAATCGGTGTAGCCGGATGGGCCACCGGACTCAAGCTAGGCAGTGACTCCACCGGTATTCAGTACGGCACCCACCGCAACATCGGCATCGCGCTATTCACCCTAGGAACCATTCAG GCATTCGCTCTGCTACTGCGGCCAAAACCCGACAACAAGTACAGATTTTACTGGAACATTTACCACCACGGTATAGGATACACCGTGATCCTCTTAAGCATCATCAACGTGTTCAAAGGGTTCGACATTTTGGACCCTGAGAAGAAGTGGAAGAAGGCCTATATCGGCATACTTATCTTTTTGGTGGTAAATACACTAATTTTGGAAGCGTACACATGGTTCATTGTTTTAAAGAGGAAACAGGAAGAGAAAAGAGAATATCCAGGCAATGGCTACAACCAGTCAGCTTAG